Proteins encoded within one genomic window of Eurosta solidaginis isolate ZX-2024a chromosome 1, ASM4086904v1, whole genome shotgun sequence:
- the LOC137242639 gene encoding nuclear valosin-containing protein-like translates to MHGPPGSGKTLLAHAIAGQLNLPLIDVAATELIAGMSDESEERIRDVFEQAPIYAPSVLFNDEIDANHRIMVIDEIKRYITRYIERLHNHPNPQAINLLDNSEETRRLQRLHPLDLPLRS, encoded by the exons ATGCACGGTCCGCCTGGATCTGGAAAAACGTTACTTGCGCATGCAATTGCTGGG CAATTAAATTTGCCATTAATAGATGTTGCTGCTACAGAATTAATAGCTGGCATGTCGGATGAATCTGAAGAACGTATACGCGATGTATTCGAGCAAGCGCCAATTTATGCACCTAGCGTTTTATTTAATGATGAAATTGATGCTAATCATCGAATCATGgttatagacgaaataaaaagatacatcacACGATATATCGAGAGACTACACAACCATCCAAACCCACAAGCCATTAACTTGCTAGATAACAGCGAAGAAACACGACGGCTGCAAAGACTGCACCCCTTAGATTTGCCTCTTAGATCCTAA